One Tolypothrix bouteillei VB521301 DNA window includes the following coding sequences:
- a CDS encoding NAD-dependent epimerase/dehydratase family protein: MKILVIGGTNFIGPHVVRHLCHLGHEVTVFHRGETMAELPTNVHHILGDRHHLQEFKSQFEEMAPHIVVDMILFTEQHAVELMNTFKGIAKRVVAISSIDVYRAYSVLLGKESEVISVPLTETSPLRQQLYPFREMPDRPLNTPIDYEKILVEQVVMSEPTLPGTIVRLPMVYGPKDPRHRLHPYLQRIDDNRPVIVLEKSFALWRGSYGYVENAAYAIALAACHEPAVGRIYHVADREALSEAERIDRVGRLTGWQGQVLVVPKEKLPTEWKLTVNTKQHWLIDSTRIREELGYQELVSPDEALLQTIRWEQANPPQDPHPLAFPSLLDYATEDAIRSQVSSYN; encoded by the coding sequence ATGAAAATTTTAGTGATTGGCGGTACAAATTTTATTGGTCCCCATGTTGTTCGCCATTTGTGTCATTTGGGTCATGAGGTAACTGTATTTCATCGGGGAGAAACGATGGCTGAATTACCGACAAATGTACATCACATTCTTGGCGATCGCCATCACCTTCAAGAATTCAAAAGCCAGTTTGAGGAAATGGCACCTCACATTGTAGTGGATATGATTTTATTCACCGAACAACACGCTGTGGAACTCATGAACACTTTTAAAGGAATTGCCAAGCGTGTTGTTGCTATTAGCAGTATAGACGTATACCGCGCATACAGTGTTCTTTTAGGGAAGGAGTCTGAAGTCATTTCAGTACCACTGACAGAAACTTCTCCATTACGCCAACAACTTTATCCTTTTCGGGAAATGCCTGACAGACCCCTCAATACACCAATAGATTACGAAAAGATTTTAGTGGAACAAGTCGTCATGTCAGAACCCACTTTACCTGGAACAATCGTAAGACTGCCAATGGTTTACGGTCCTAAAGATCCCCGCCACCGTTTACATCCTTATCTTCAAAGAATAGATGATAACCGCCCTGTTATTGTGTTAGAAAAAAGCTTTGCCCTGTGGCGTGGTTCTTATGGATATGTCGAAAATGCGGCATACGCAATAGCTTTAGCAGCCTGTCACGAGCCAGCTGTAGGTCGCATTTATCACGTTGCGGACCGAGAAGCCTTGAGCGAAGCTGAACGCATAGACAGAGTGGGTCGATTGACAGGATGGCAAGGTCAGGTTTTAGTTGTACCCAAAGAAAAGCTTCCAACCGAATGGAAATTAACAGTTAACACAAAACAACATTGGTTAATAGACTCAACTCGTATTCGTGAGGAATTAGGATATCAGGAACTGGTATCTCCAGATGAAGCACTGTTGCAAACCATTCGCTGGGAGCAAGCCAATCCTCCACAAGACCCTCATCCGTTAGCGTTTCCTTCATTGCTTGATTACGCAACCGAAGATGCAATACGGTCACAAGTAAGCAGTTACAACTAA